One Acipenser ruthenus chromosome 33, fAciRut3.2 maternal haplotype, whole genome shotgun sequence genomic region harbors:
- the LOC117433514 gene encoding dnaJ homolog subfamily C member 7-like isoform X1, translated as MAGVDCDMPMAPESEIMSEEEMEREAEGFKEQGNAFYIKKDYSEAFNFYTKAIDACPKNASYYGNRAATLMMLNRHWEALEDAQQAVRMDDMFVKGHLREGKCHLSLGNGKAASRSFQRVLELEPDNAQAPPELKNANAVLEYERMAEIDFEKRDFRKCVFCMDRALEYAPACHRFKILKAECLALLGRYPEAQSVASDILRMDSTNGDALYVRGLCLYYEDCIEKAVQFFVQALRMAPDHEKARLACRNAKALKSKKEEGNNAFKDGNYEAAYELYSEALTIDPNNIKTNAKLYCNRGTVGSKLKKCDQAIEDCTNAIKLDETYIKAYLRRAQCYMDTEQYEEAVRDYEKVYQTEKTKEHKHLLKTAQLELKKSKRNDYYKILGVDKNATDDEIKKAYRKRALMHHPDRHSGASPEMQKEEEKKFKEVGEAFTVLSDPKKKARYDSGQDLDEEGMNMGDFDANNIFKAFFGAPGGGFSFEGNSSSGPGNFFFQFG; from the exons GGAAGCAGAGGGCTTTAAAGAACAAGGAAATGCCTTTTACATCAAGAAAGATTATTCTGAAGCATTCAACTTCTACACAAAAGCCATAG ATGCATGCCCCAAAAATGCAAGTTACTATGGGAATAGAGCTGCCACCTTGATGATGCTGAATCGCCACTGGGAGGCGCTGGAAGATGCACAGCAGGCTGTCCGGATGGACGACATGTTTGTGAAG GGTCACCTCCGGGAAGGGAAGTGTCACCTGTCCCTCGGGAACGGCAAAGCAGCCAGCCGCTCCTTCCAGAGGGTTCTAGAACTGGAGCCAGATAACGCTCAGGCACCGCCAGAG TTGAAAAATGCCAACGCTGTTCTGGAATACGAGAGAATGGCAGAGATTGACTTTGAAAAACGGGACTTCAGAAAG TGTGTGTTCTGCATGGACCGTGCATTGGAGTATGCCCCTGCCTGCCACCGATTCAAAATCCTCAAAGCAGAGTGCTTAGCCCTGCTAGGACGCTACCCTGAAGCACAGTCAGTGGCCAG TGATATTTTGCGCATGGACTCTACGAATGGGGATGCTCTGTATGTGAGGGGGCTGTGTCTGTACTATGAAGACTGTATTGAGAAAGCAGTGCAGTTTTTCGTCCAAGCTCTTCGCATGGCGCCGGATCATGAGAAAGCCCGGCTGGCCTGCAGA aatgccAAAGCTTTGAAATCCAAGAAGGAAGAGGGAAACAATGCCTTCAAAGACGGCAATTATGAAGCCGCTTATGAACTGTACTCGGAGGCACTGACAATAGACCccaataacattaaaacaaacgCCAAACTCTACTGCAACAGAGGGACCGTGGGTTCGAAG CTAAAAAAATGTGACCAAGCAATAGAAGACTGTACAAATGCAATAAAACTAGATGAAACCTACATCAAAGCATATTTAAGGCGAGCTCAGTG ttataTGGACACAGAACAATATGAAGAAGCTGTTCGGGATTATGAAAAAGTTTATCAGACAGAGAAAACAAAAG AACACAAGCACCTTCTAAAGACTGCGCAACTGGAACTGAAAAAAAGCAAACGAAATGATTACTATAAGATCCTGGGAGTGGATAAAAACGCTACAGATGACGAGATTAAGAAAGCATATAGGAAACGAGCGCTCATGCACCACCCAG ATCGTCACAGTGGAGCCAGTCCGGAGATGcaaaaggaagaagaaaaaaagtttaaagagGTGGGAGAAGCTTTTACTGTTCTCTCGGATCCCAAGAAGAAAGCCAGATATGACAGCGGACAGGATCTAGACGAAGAGGGCATGAACATGGGCG ATTTTGATGCCAACAATATCTTCAAGGCGTTCTTCGGAGCTCCTGGGGGGGGCTTCAGCTTCGAAGGTAATTCAT ctTCCGGTCCTGGcaattttttctttcagtttggttaa
- the LOC117433514 gene encoding dnaJ homolog subfamily C member 7-like isoform X2, translating into MAGVDCDMPMAPESEIMSEEEMEREAEGFKEQGNAFYIKKDYSEAFNFYTKAIDACPKNASYYGNRAATLMMLNRHWEALEDAQQAVRMDDMFVKGHLREGKCHLSLGNGKAASRSFQRVLELEPDNAQAPPELKNANAVLEYERMAEIDFEKRDFRKCVFCMDRALEYAPACHRFKILKAECLALLGRYPEAQSVASDILRMDSTNGDALYVRGLCLYYEDCIEKAVQFFVQALRMAPDHEKARLACRNAKALKSKKEEGNNAFKDGNYEAAYELYSEALTIDPNNIKTNAKLYCNRGTVGSKLKKCDQAIEDCTNAIKLDETYIKAYLRRAQCYMDTEQYEEAVRDYEKVYQTEKTKEHKHLLKTAQLELKKSKRNDYYKILGVDKNATDDEIKKAYRKRALMHHPDRHSGASPEMQKEEEKKFKEVGEAFTVLSDPKKKARYDSGQDLDEEGMNMGDFDANNIFKAFFGAPGGGFSFEASGPGNFFFQFG; encoded by the exons GGAAGCAGAGGGCTTTAAAGAACAAGGAAATGCCTTTTACATCAAGAAAGATTATTCTGAAGCATTCAACTTCTACACAAAAGCCATAG ATGCATGCCCCAAAAATGCAAGTTACTATGGGAATAGAGCTGCCACCTTGATGATGCTGAATCGCCACTGGGAGGCGCTGGAAGATGCACAGCAGGCTGTCCGGATGGACGACATGTTTGTGAAG GGTCACCTCCGGGAAGGGAAGTGTCACCTGTCCCTCGGGAACGGCAAAGCAGCCAGCCGCTCCTTCCAGAGGGTTCTAGAACTGGAGCCAGATAACGCTCAGGCACCGCCAGAG TTGAAAAATGCCAACGCTGTTCTGGAATACGAGAGAATGGCAGAGATTGACTTTGAAAAACGGGACTTCAGAAAG TGTGTGTTCTGCATGGACCGTGCATTGGAGTATGCCCCTGCCTGCCACCGATTCAAAATCCTCAAAGCAGAGTGCTTAGCCCTGCTAGGACGCTACCCTGAAGCACAGTCAGTGGCCAG TGATATTTTGCGCATGGACTCTACGAATGGGGATGCTCTGTATGTGAGGGGGCTGTGTCTGTACTATGAAGACTGTATTGAGAAAGCAGTGCAGTTTTTCGTCCAAGCTCTTCGCATGGCGCCGGATCATGAGAAAGCCCGGCTGGCCTGCAGA aatgccAAAGCTTTGAAATCCAAGAAGGAAGAGGGAAACAATGCCTTCAAAGACGGCAATTATGAAGCCGCTTATGAACTGTACTCGGAGGCACTGACAATAGACCccaataacattaaaacaaacgCCAAACTCTACTGCAACAGAGGGACCGTGGGTTCGAAG CTAAAAAAATGTGACCAAGCAATAGAAGACTGTACAAATGCAATAAAACTAGATGAAACCTACATCAAAGCATATTTAAGGCGAGCTCAGTG ttataTGGACACAGAACAATATGAAGAAGCTGTTCGGGATTATGAAAAAGTTTATCAGACAGAGAAAACAAAAG AACACAAGCACCTTCTAAAGACTGCGCAACTGGAACTGAAAAAAAGCAAACGAAATGATTACTATAAGATCCTGGGAGTGGATAAAAACGCTACAGATGACGAGATTAAGAAAGCATATAGGAAACGAGCGCTCATGCACCACCCAG ATCGTCACAGTGGAGCCAGTCCGGAGATGcaaaaggaagaagaaaaaaagtttaaagagGTGGGAGAAGCTTTTACTGTTCTCTCGGATCCCAAGAAGAAAGCCAGATATGACAGCGGACAGGATCTAGACGAAGAGGGCATGAACATGGGCG ATTTTGATGCCAACAATATCTTCAAGGCGTTCTTCGGAGCTCCTGGGGGGGGCTTCAGCTTCGAAG ctTCCGGTCCTGGcaattttttctttcagtttggttaa